The proteins below come from a single Calditrichota bacterium genomic window:
- a CDS encoding sodium:solute symporter, with the protein MPSWAAAVSLLATALSAATFIGGPQQAYRGDLTYLSANLGAIVAVFIVALYFIPVYYRENAVTVYQILEKRFGPAARQAAGAAYLIGRLFASGARLYIAALPASLIVYGDIELPHLFAAIGLMTVVGVIYTLVGGVRSVIWSDVIQTAIFVGAAIAAIVLLLDRIPAPLSEIIGALRSPGEGAASKLTLLKTGFEGIGPANTYTLLTALIGFSLLNLAAYGTDQDMAQRMLTCKSATAGSRSAIGGILIGLPVTALFMVAGLLLWIFYQRPELMGASAPTYQPEGSREVFLTFILREMPAGMTGLMMAGLFAAALSTLNSGINAMASTFINDFYRKWRPDREERHYLQTGIAAVAGFGLLLGLFAVGSAVWQASRPGTTLIDFALTVMVFAYSGLAAVYLTAIFTRRGNSRSVVAALIVGFGSVVTMQAVWSPVLAFPWQLTIATSVALAVALAGRPAQRSG; encoded by the coding sequence ATGCCGTCCTGGGCCGCGGCCGTCTCGCTGCTCGCCACCGCGCTCTCGGCTGCGACCTTTATCGGCGGTCCACAACAAGCCTATCGCGGCGATCTCACCTATCTCAGCGCCAACCTCGGAGCCATCGTCGCAGTCTTCATAGTAGCCCTCTACTTCATCCCCGTATATTACCGCGAAAACGCCGTAACGGTCTATCAGATACTGGAGAAGCGCTTCGGCCCGGCGGCGCGTCAAGCGGCGGGTGCCGCGTACCTGATCGGCCGCCTCTTCGCATCGGGAGCGCGCCTTTACATCGCAGCACTCCCGGCCTCGCTGATCGTCTATGGTGACATCGAACTGCCGCATCTCTTCGCCGCCATAGGCCTTATGACCGTGGTCGGCGTCATATACACGCTGGTGGGCGGCGTTCGGAGCGTCATCTGGAGCGATGTGATCCAGACGGCGATATTCGTTGGCGCGGCAATCGCAGCGATCGTCCTGCTGCTCGACAGGATTCCAGCACCCCTAAGCGAGATTATAGGTGCTCTTCGCAGCCCGGGCGAAGGCGCGGCATCGAAATTGACGCTGCTCAAGACCGGCTTCGAGGGCATCGGTCCGGCAAACACCTACACCTTGCTGACGGCGCTTATTGGCTTTTCGCTGCTCAATCTTGCCGCTTATGGCACCGATCAGGATATGGCTCAGCGAATGCTCACCTGCAAGAGCGCGACCGCCGGCAGCCGCTCGGCAATAGGCGGCATCCTGATCGGCCTGCCGGTAACGGCGCTCTTCATGGTCGCCGGGCTGCTGCTCTGGATTTTCTATCAACGGCCGGAGTTGATGGGGGCGTCGGCTCCGACCTACCAACCCGAAGGCAGCCGGGAGGTCTTTCTCACCTTCATATTGCGCGAAATGCCGGCCGGCATGACCGGTCTGATGATGGCGGGGCTCTTTGCCGCGGCGCTATCGACCCTCAACTCCGGCATCAACGCCATGGCTTCGACGTTTATCAACGACTTCTACCGAAAGTGGCGTCCGGACCGGGAGGAACGTCACTATTTGCAGACCGGCATCGCAGCGGTCGCCGGGTTCGGCTTGCTGTTGGGGCTTTTTGCCGTGGGAAGCGCGGTCTGGCAGGCCAGCCGCCCCGGGACGACCCTGATAGACTTTGCCCTGACGGTGATGGTCTTCGCCTATTCCGGATTGGCAGCGGTCTATCTGACGGCGATCTTCACCCGGCGGGGCAACTCGCGATCGGTTGTTGCGGCCCTCATAGTCGGATTCGGCTCGGTGGTGACGATGCAGGCGGTGTGGTCGCCGGTGCTGGCGTTTCCGTGGCAGTTGACGATCGCTACCAGTGTTGCTTTGGCGGTCGCTTTGGCGGGTCGTCCGGCTCAGCGTAGCGGTTAG